From the genome of Candidatus Hydrogenedentota bacterium:
GCTCACACACGGGGCCGACATCAACCGAAGAGGCGAGAGGATTTTTAGGCCCGTCACGGAGGCAGTCTTGGCGTGTCACTATGATGTTGCGGAGTATTTGCTGGAAGAAGGTGCAGATCCGGCGGAGGCGATGGATTATGCTTCAAGAAAGAACGAATCGGATTTTCTACGTCTTCTTCTGGCGCATGGGGGTAGTCCATCTTTAGGGCTTTGGGAAGCAGTAAGGTGCGGCAGGGTTGAGGATCTTCGGCTCTTACTCGAGCATGGCGCGACTCCGCTTGGCATTGGTGGCGATGGCAGGACTCTGCTCGATGTTGCGGGGGAGAACGAGACGGACGAGTGTTTTCAGGTTTTATCTCACTACACACGGGACATACGGCATCCAAATGAAATCATCAGGAGCGGCACGCTAAGCGCGTTAGAGCTGGCTTTGGGGCTCGGCCTAGATGTTAACGCGGAGTATCCCGGACGGGATGGCAAGCCGGAGACTATGTTGGCGTGTGCCACGCGACTTGGGAAGCAGGAGTTCATTGATGTGCTTGTAAAGGCGGGGGCCAAGGTTGATGCGGGTGAGGCGAGTACGCAGAGGGATTTGCCGAAGGGATTGAGGTAGTAGTCGAGGACATAGTAAACAAGCATCCGGGAAAGAGTGCTCCTAATCAGGCGAGGGAAGCTTGGGGTGAATATACTGGCTCTAGTTATGGTAATTCCCTTGATATGTGCGATGTACGCAAGTTACTGGGTGCCACCGATTCAGTGCGTACTTCGTTGTTGCAGGCCGCGAGTATGTAGAGCCATCGCCGTATTGCTCATATTTGTTCCGGGTGCCGCTGACATGATGTCGACAGTCTACTGGCGTTGTTTAGAAAAGGAATTCACGAGAGTCACGATCTTCAGTACGTTCCTCTACGGTAATGCTGGGGGATTTTTCCGCTGGTTCTGGACAGAGACAGGAATCAATCTCGGTGTTTGGGCTCTGCTCTCTGTGGCGATTCGGATGTGGAGTCGCTTAGAGGAAGTATCGTATAGGCCCACGTCGCTGCGTGCACTTTTTGCCAGCATTATTGTCGCCTTTGTCCTCACCGGCATCCCGACGCTCTATTTCAGCAAGTACAAGACGCTTGAGGACGCCGTGTGGCACGGGGACATTGCCCTCGCTGAAAAACGTCTTGAGTTCAATCTTCTGGGGGTTGATGCAAATACCGGTTATATCACGAGCGTTTCTGGCTACGATACGATCACTACCGATCCCTTGCTTCCGGTTGCCGTGAGGCAAGGAGATTTGGCCATGGCAAAGTTGCTCATTGCGCATGGAGCCGACTTAAACAGAGGCGGTCTTCTTGTCTACGGTCCTCTCACGGAGGCAGTCTTTAAGAGAAGCTTCGACATGGTGACCTTTCTCTTGGAGCAAGGAGCTGACCCAAGTTCGGGCGTTGGAGCAGCCGCGAGTCTGAACACATCCGAATTCCTGGAACTCTTCCTCGCGCGTGGAGGCCGCCCGTCTTGTGGGCTGAGCTGGGCCATTTACGACAATAGAGCCGAGAATCTTCAACTTCTACTCGATCATGGAGCGACTCCCCTGGGTGTTGACTCGGCTGGCAGGACTCTACTAGATGTAGCCGGGACAAAGGACACTGACGACTGCTTTCGCATCTTGTCTCAGTACACGCGGGACATTCGGCATCCGAATGAATTCATTGAGCATGGCAAGATGGGGGTGTTGGAGTTGGCTTTTGGGCTCGGTCTTGATGTCAATGCGGAGTATCCCGGTCAAAACGGCAAACTAGAGACTATGTTGGCGTGTGCAACGCGACTTGGGAAGCAAGAGTTCATTGATATGCTTGTGAAGGCGGGGGCCAAGTCCGATACGGGTGAGGCGAGTACACGCGGAGATGCAAGCGAGGGCACTCTGCGGTAATCGAGTGGAAGCGAATATGGAAGCTGGCGGCAGGTGGAATGCGAGTTCGCGCGAGGGGGAAGCAGTGACTGACACAAGAAATGAGTTCGCCGTAAGCGTCCAGCAAAAGACGGTTTGGGACAGGCTGTACGTCGTGTGCTTGTGGATTACGCGAATCGTACTTGTTCTTGGAGTAATACCGTTTGGCGTGCTTTCGGAGGGATTTGGTATTGACCTTCCGACCGGGCCATTCAGCCGTCATCAGCTCGTTGTGCCACTCTTCCTTTTAATGATGACCTGCTTCTTCTACTGTTTGTCCTTCATTCTGTACACACGCATGCGCGGTTGGTTGCGGTATGTCGTTTTCCCGTTGTGGGCGGCATTTCTCTTGGTCTTCTTTGGGGGATTCTTGTACACGGCGGTGTGGGCACACGTCGTTTCGAGCATGCCGCAGTTTCAGGCTGAGGAGAGTCTGGCGGCATCGACCAATGTCGAGTAGACGCTCTGTTCACACGGGACACGACTGCCCATCGTAAGGTGGAGATTGTCTTGTCTAATGCCAGATCCTTCGTTCGGCGGGGGCGGACTCCTTAGAAACGGACCGTGAAAGTTGCTTTCGCCCTTACAGGGCTCACGTTGGGTGGGGGCTGGTACCTGGGGTTTCGATTCGCGTCCCAGACGCGAATCGAAACCCCAGGCTAGAGTCTGCCGTGCCTACGGCACTCCGGAGAGAAGGCTCCGCTTAGTTTTTGTTTCTACCACTGAAACCCGCGCTCGCGCGATCCATCGCTCAGGATGACACGCAAGTCAGACGCGTGTGCTTGGGAGCCGATCTTTTACAAAGGTGCAGATCTCGTGCAGGGCTTTGGTGGCTTCGGGAAAGAGTGGGGCGCAGGCGGGGTAGCAGTGGAATAGTCCCTCCCCCACTTCGAGTTTTACATCGACACCGGCGTCGGCGGCTTTCGTGGCGAAACGGGTGGAATCGCTGAGAAGCAGTTCGTTGCCGCCGACGTAGATGCGGATGGGTGGTAGGCCGTGCAGGTCGCCGAAGAGCGGCGAAATCCAGGGGTTGGTGCGGTCGTTGTCGCGGGCGTAGTAGTCCGCAAAAACGATCTGGGCTTCTTTCCAACATAGCGTATCGACCTGAGCGTTGGTTTCCCAGGAGTCGCCGGAGTTGGTAAGGTCGGTCCAGGGGGACATCGCGATCGCGCACGCAGGCATGGGGAGACCTTGGTCGCGCGCGGCAATGAGCGTGGCAAGGGCGAGTCCGCCGCCGGCGGAATCGCCGATGAAGGCGATCTTGGCGGGAGCATACCCTTCGGAGAGGAGCCAGCGGTAGGCGGAGACGGCGTCGTCAAGCGCGGCGGGAAACGGGTGCTCGGGTGCGAGGCGGTAGTCGAAGCAGAGGGCTTGCGTGTTGGCGCCGTTGGCGAATTTGGAGACGATGGCGCGGTGTGCGGCGCAGGAACCGGTGGCGTAGCCGCCGCCGTGGACGTAGAGGATGGCGGTGTCTTTTGAGGCGTCTGCGGGACGGACCCATTCGGCGTGCATAGCGTCGATCGTCACGGACTCGATGTTCATGCCCTTCGGCAACTTTCCGAAGAAGGATGCGCCGCGCTCGATCTCCTTGCGGAGATCGGGGACCGAGGTGTCGTAAGTGACGAAACTGCGGCGTTTCCATTGGAATCGCATGAGATGGCGGTATTTCAGGGCTAGTACGAACAGCCTAGACTTCAGGCTTGGCATGACTTCCTCCTGGCGGGCACTCTCCCCCCGCCGCTATTTCTTCCGTGTGGCCCGCGGCGCCAAGAACATCCTGGCGAGAATCTGCGGGTCGGGTTTCTTAAATGTCTCCGTGTGGACGGCTTTATAGATGGCGAGTCCGTTGAACGAGGTCCAGAAGACGAGGGCAAGTTCTTTGGGTTTGC
Proteins encoded in this window:
- a CDS encoding ankyrin repeat domain-containing protein; the protein is MANIDLTLMLFLALASFWVPPIQYGLRYVGGAFFRGLAVALIFFPGTVMTVFGTYFGAVFDDTLTWITVWKQLIGPAIGDTFLEFWVLTGFNLTVWEICTVILRHQCRSVGKPYVYTSRRAVLGSVFVVLIVTGIPTLYLYNYKTLQYAVEHGDLLLAEKRLQNNLLGVDANTGYITRSSSDDTVTEPLLPIAARRGDLEMVKLLLTHGADINRRGERIFRPVTEAVLACHYDVAEYLLEEGADPAEAMDYASRKNESDFLRLLLAHGGSPSLGLWEAVRCGRVEDLRLLLEHGATPLGIGGDGRTLLDVAGENETDECFQVLSHYTRDIRHPNEIIRSGTLSALELALGLGLDVNAEYPGRDGKPETMLACATRLGKQEFIDVLVKAGAKVDAGEASTQRDLPKGLR
- a CDS encoding ankyrin repeat domain-containing protein codes for the protein MMSTVYWRCLEKEFTRVTIFSTFLYGNAGGFFRWFWTETGINLGVWALLSVAIRMWSRLEEVSYRPTSLRALFASIIVAFVLTGIPTLYFSKYKTLEDAVWHGDIALAEKRLEFNLLGVDANTGYITSVSGYDTITTDPLLPVAVRQGDLAMAKLLIAHGADLNRGGLLVYGPLTEAVFKRSFDMVTFLLEQGADPSSGVGAAASLNTSEFLELFLARGGRPSCGLSWAIYDNRAENLQLLLDHGATPLGVDSAGRTLLDVAGTKDTDDCFRILSQYTRDIRHPNEFIEHGKMGVLELAFGLGLDVNAEYPGQNGKLETMLACATRLGKQEFIDMLVKAGAKSDTGEASTRGDASEGTLR
- a CDS encoding alpha/beta hydrolase, which codes for MPSLKSRLFVLALKYRHLMRFQWKRRSFVTYDTSVPDLRKEIERGASFFGKLPKGMNIESVTIDAMHAEWVRPADASKDTAILYVHGGGYATGSCAAHRAIVSKFANGANTQALCFDYRLAPEHPFPAALDDAVSAYRWLLSEGYAPAKIAFIGDSAGGGLALATLIAARDQGLPMPACAIAMSPWTDLTNSGDSWETNAQVDTLCWKEAQIVFADYYARDNDRTNPWISPLFGDLHGLPPIRIYVGGNELLLSDSTRFATKAADAGVDVKLEVGEGLFHCYPACAPLFPEATKALHEICTFVKDRLPSTRV